One Desulfovibrio fairfieldensis genomic window carries:
- a CDS encoding YccF domain-containing protein, producing the protein MSCLGNVIWFLLGGIWMGLTWWFFGVLCFISIVGIPWGRACFVIGEFAFFPFGKMPVSRDVLTGQPDIGTGPFGTVGNIIWLLLAGIWIAMQHLIWALFCAVTIIGIPFAWQHVKLAALALCPIGKTIVPVAVAEAAERAAADERVRSSRS; encoded by the coding sequence ATGAGTTGCCTGGGCAATGTGATCTGGTTTTTACTGGGCGGCATCTGGATGGGCCTGACCTGGTGGTTTTTCGGAGTACTCTGCTTTATCTCCATTGTGGGCATCCCCTGGGGACGGGCCTGTTTTGTGATCGGCGAATTCGCCTTCTTTCCTTTCGGGAAGATGCCGGTATCGCGCGACGTGCTCACCGGCCAGCCGGACATCGGCACCGGGCCCTTCGGCACAGTGGGCAATATTATCTGGCTGTTGCTGGCGGGCATCTGGATCGCCATGCAGCACCTCATCTGGGCCCTTTTCTGCGCCGTCACCATTATCGGCATCCCCTTTGCATGGCAGCACGTCAAACTGGCGGCCCTGGCCCTCTGCCCCATCGGCAAGACCATTGTGCCAGTGGCGGTGGCCGAGGCGGCGGAACGGGCGGCTGCCGACGAGCGGGTACGCTCCTCCCGATCCTAG
- the purM gene encoding phosphoribosylformylglycinamidine cyclo-ligase encodes MSSERAKAYTQAGVNIEAGNALVGRIKHLVASTQIRGVISDIGGFGGLFRPDLSGMSEPVLVSSTDGVGTKLKLAFTFNKHDSVGIDLVAMSVNDILVQGATPLFFLDYFATGKLDVDTAETVVSGVAEGCRQAGCALLGGETAEMPDMYAPGEYDLAGFCVGLVDNAKLIDGSGIQVGDVIVGVASSGLHSNGFSLARQVLARSGLKADDAFPGADGASVRDVLLTPTTIYVEAVRSLLRDMNVKGMAHITGGGFYDNIPRVLPSQVEARINFGSWQLPPVFHWLKNAGELSWPEILQIFNGGIGYVLILPAEQAEEAINRIQAFNLRAWRIGEIARRAQDGEQVVVNF; translated from the coding sequence ATGTCCAGCGAGCGCGCAAAAGCCTATACCCAGGCCGGCGTCAACATTGAGGCGGGCAATGCCCTGGTCGGACGCATCAAGCATTTGGTGGCGAGCACCCAGATCAGGGGCGTCATTTCCGACATCGGCGGTTTCGGCGGCCTGTTCCGTCCGGACCTCAGCGGCATGAGCGAACCGGTGCTGGTCTCCTCCACCGACGGCGTGGGCACCAAGCTCAAGCTGGCTTTCACCTTCAACAAGCATGACAGCGTGGGCATCGACCTGGTGGCCATGAGCGTCAACGACATTCTGGTTCAGGGCGCGACTCCCTTGTTTTTCCTGGATTATTTCGCCACCGGCAAGCTGGACGTGGACACGGCGGAAACCGTGGTCAGCGGCGTGGCCGAAGGTTGCCGCCAGGCCGGTTGCGCCCTGCTGGGCGGCGAAACCGCTGAAATGCCCGACATGTACGCGCCCGGTGAATACGATCTGGCCGGTTTCTGCGTGGGCCTGGTGGACAACGCCAAACTCATTGACGGTTCGGGCATTCAGGTGGGCGACGTCATTGTGGGCGTGGCTTCCTCCGGCCTGCACTCCAACGGTTTTTCCCTGGCGCGCCAGGTTCTGGCTCGGAGCGGCCTCAAGGCGGACGACGCCTTTCCCGGCGCGGACGGCGCCAGCGTGCGCGACGTGCTGCTGACGCCCACCACCATTTATGTGGAGGCCGTGCGCTCCCTGTTGCGCGACATGAACGTCAAGGGCATGGCCCATATCACCGGCGGCGGTTTTTACGACAATATCCCGCGCGTGCTGCCCTCCCAGGTGGAAGCCCGGATCAATTTCGGCAGTTGGCAGCTGCCGCCCGTCTTCCACTGGCTCAAGAACGCGGGCGAACTCTCCTGGCCGGAGATCCTCCAGATATTCAACGGGGGCATCGGTTATGTCCTGATCTTGCCCGCCGAGCAGGCCGAGGAAGCCATCAACCGCATCCAGGCCTTCAATCTGCGGGCCTGGCGCATCGGCGAGATCGCTCGGCGCGCCCAGGACGGCGAACAGGTTGTGGTCAATTTTTAG
- the amrS gene encoding AmmeMemoRadiSam system radical SAM enzyme: MRAMLWEPLSGGTGGEVRCRLCAHACRLKKGGKGLCGVRVNLGGEMVSLVGDVVTSAQMDPVEKKPLYHFLPGSKTFSVGSAGCNFRCRFCQNYQIARIPANGMVPGKRVTPDALVRLAEKHGARSMAFTYNEPTVFFEQVYETAGLAQAMGMRVILVSNGFMAEDFLLPLRRRVNAVNVDLKSFSDDFYRDYCGGRLQPVLDNLKAIKALGWWLEVTTLVIPGCNDSEAELRDMAAFVHGELGPDTPWHLSAFHGAYHMAGHPSTPPARLEDAWRIGREAGLHFVYIGNVSSALGGTTFCPACGAPAIERRGWQTRQLGAPGQCPSCKAALPGVWR, encoded by the coding sequence ATGCGCGCCATGCTCTGGGAGCCCTTGTCCGGCGGGACCGGCGGGGAAGTGCGATGCCGCTTGTGCGCGCATGCCTGCCGCCTGAAGAAAGGCGGCAAGGGGCTGTGCGGCGTGCGGGTCAACCTGGGCGGGGAAATGGTTTCCCTGGTGGGGGATGTGGTCACCAGCGCCCAGATGGACCCGGTGGAAAAAAAGCCCCTCTACCATTTTCTGCCGGGCAGCAAAACCTTTTCCGTGGGCAGCGCGGGCTGCAACTTCCGTTGCCGGTTCTGCCAGAATTACCAGATAGCGCGCATACCGGCCAACGGCATGGTGCCCGGCAAGCGCGTTACGCCGGACGCCCTGGTGCGGCTGGCGGAAAAGCACGGCGCGCGCAGCATGGCCTTTACCTACAACGAGCCCACGGTCTTTTTCGAGCAGGTCTATGAAACCGCCGGACTGGCCCAGGCCATGGGCATGCGGGTCATTCTGGTCAGCAACGGCTTTATGGCCGAGGACTTTCTGCTGCCCCTGCGCCGCCGGGTCAATGCCGTCAATGTGGATCTGAAATCCTTCAGCGACGATTTTTACCGCGACTATTGCGGCGGCCGCCTTCAGCCCGTCCTGGACAATTTGAAGGCCATCAAGGCGCTGGGCTGGTGGCTGGAAGTGACCACCCTGGTCATTCCGGGTTGTAACGACAGCGAAGCCGAACTACGGGATATGGCCGCCTTTGTGCATGGCGAACTGGGCCCGGACACGCCTTGGCATCTCTCGGCCTTTCACGGGGCCTATCACATGGCCGGGCATCCCTCCACGCCGCCGGCCCGGCTGGAGGACGCCTGGCGCATCGGCCGGGAAGCGGGCCTGCATTTCGTGTACATCGGCAATGTGTCCAGCGCGTTGGGCGGCACTACCTTTTGTCCGGCTTGCGGCGCGCCGGCCATTGAGCGCCGGGGCTGGCAGACGCGGCAATTGGGCGCGCCGGGGCAATGCCCTTCCTGCAAGGCTGCTCTGCCCGGAGTCTGGAGGTGA
- a CDS encoding cob(I)yrinic acid a,c-diamide adenosyltransferase, with protein sequence MILVYTGNGKGKTSACVGQAVRALGQNMTVAFGQFMKRDGQAGEQRMLAQWLGPRFLAGGEGFLRREKDRPAHRAAALRVLAWARARVPEADMLILDECLYALDAGILTRQEVEALMAETRAAGRHLVLSGRNAPDWLVREADLVTEMGEIKHPWRAGVKAAPGIEF encoded by the coding sequence GTGATTTTGGTCTATACCGGCAACGGCAAGGGCAAGACCAGCGCCTGCGTGGGCCAGGCCGTGCGCGCGTTGGGGCAGAACATGACCGTGGCCTTCGGCCAGTTCATGAAGCGGGACGGCCAGGCCGGGGAGCAGCGCATGCTGGCGCAATGGCTGGGCCCGCGTTTTCTGGCCGGAGGCGAAGGCTTTCTGCGTCGTGAGAAGGATCGCCCGGCCCATCGGGCCGCCGCTCTGCGCGTGCTGGCCTGGGCGCGCGCGCGCGTGCCGGAGGCCGATATGCTCATCCTGGACGAATGCCTCTACGCCCTGGACGCGGGCATCCTGACCCGGCAGGAAGTGGAGGCGCTCATGGCCGAAACCCGCGCTGCGGGCCGCCATCTGGTGCTCTCCGGCCGCAACGCGCCGGACTGGCTCGTGCGGGAGGCGGATCTGGTCACGGAGATGGGCGAGATCAAACATCCCTGGCGGGCGGGCGTCAAAGCCGCGCCCGGCATTGAATTCTGA
- a CDS encoding class I SAM-dependent methyltransferase — MLTALSGYIRDRWPFSHTVRIAGLENFVERCHAEAWHIYAIKKRIWRRHVCVACGWLADSLPRDARIFEPGCGSGANLLWLAQQGFTRLQGADISAEVVALCRGLSRQTGASLDVWQDDGLAPTRPPRRVDAILSVNWLYHIPGASMESFLRTYRPCLNTGGKIVCDVVDASYNRVTDNEFHTRDRHLPPLRRRPSEYTFRLSREEMENIAARHGFSIVRHTLLRARPQRAVYLLESR, encoded by the coding sequence ATGCTTACGGCGCTTTCCGGATATATTCGCGACAGATGGCCGTTTTCCCACACAGTCCGCATTGCCGGGCTGGAAAATTTTGTTGAGCGCTGCCATGCGGAGGCATGGCACATTTATGCCATTAAAAAACGTATCTGGCGGCGGCATGTCTGCGTCGCCTGCGGCTGGCTGGCCGACAGCCTGCCCCGCGACGCGCGCATCTTCGAACCAGGATGCGGCAGCGGCGCGAATCTGCTCTGGCTGGCGCAACAGGGCTTCACCCGCTTGCAGGGAGCCGATATTTCCGCCGAAGTCGTCGCACTTTGCCGTGGTCTTTCACGCCAGACCGGAGCGAGTCTTGATGTCTGGCAGGATGACGGTCTTGCGCCGACGCGTCCGCCCCGGCGCGTGGACGCCATTCTTTCGGTCAACTGGCTGTATCACATTCCCGGAGCTTCCATGGAAAGTTTTTTGCGTACCTACCGGCCCTGCCTGAACACCGGGGGAAAAATTGTCTGCGACGTGGTTGACGCCTCCTACAACCGCGTTACCGACAATGAGTTCCACACACGCGACAGGCATCTTCCCCCGCTGCGGCGCAGGCCTTCGGAATATACTTTCCGGCTTTCCCGTGAAGAAATGGAGAATATCGCCGCGCGCCACGGCTTCAGCATCGTGCGGCATACGCTGCTGCGCGCGCGCCCGCAGAGGGCCGTATATCTGCTGGAAAGCAGGTAG
- a CDS encoding BON domain-containing protein, with product MRRLALVLLLAALAALNGCAYSAYGLYDDQRLMDTITDDKTLATSIKTALMNENFSGGWSIAVYSYYGNVFLVGEVPQNMQGKALAIARRYKPRSVTPHWFSPAKSDTSNFALAASLRTDLIGAKGLSSTRIDTEVNAGRVVLLGVVKDDEEKQIAIRTARKVKGVTSVTSYLMLPQRPGKAPAEADAQTGAQAGREGVGERELPPARTPAQQPAQATPPAQPQATPPAQPQAAPSQPVNI from the coding sequence ATGCGACGTCTGGCCCTTGTTCTGCTGCTGGCCGCCCTGGCGGCCCTCAACGGCTGCGCCTACAGCGCCTACGGCCTGTATGACGACCAGCGGCTCATGGATACCATCACCGACGACAAAACCCTGGCTACCAGCATCAAGACCGCGCTGATGAACGAAAACTTCAGCGGCGGCTGGTCCATTGCCGTCTATTCCTACTACGGCAACGTCTTCCTGGTGGGCGAAGTGCCCCAGAACATGCAGGGCAAGGCCCTGGCCATCGCCCGCCGCTACAAGCCGCGTTCCGTGACGCCGCACTGGTTCTCTCCGGCCAAGAGCGATACCAGCAACTTCGCCCTGGCCGCCTCGCTGCGCACCGACCTGATCGGGGCCAAAGGACTGTCCTCCACCCGTATCGACACGGAGGTCAATGCCGGGCGCGTGGTTCTGCTGGGCGTAGTCAAGGACGACGAGGAAAAACAGATCGCCATCCGTACCGCGCGCAAGGTCAAGGGCGTGACCTCGGTGACCAGCTATCTGATGCTGCCCCAGCGGCCGGGCAAAGCCCCGGCGGAGGCGGACGCGCAGACCGGCGCGCAGGCGGGCCGGGAAGGCGTGGGCGAACGGGAGCTGCCCCCGGCCCGGACTCCGGCCCAACAGCCCGCCCAGGCCACGCCTCCGGCGCAACCCCAGGCCACGCCTCCGGCGCAACCCCAGGCCGCGCCGTCCCAACCGGTGAACATATAA
- the murA gene encoding UDP-N-acetylglucosamine 1-carboxyvinyltransferase, producing the protein MDKLVIEGGVPLTGSIDVSGSKNAALPILFASILLSEPVTYTNVPDLRDIHTTLKLLDMLGCPCSYQDRRVEVTPGDLRPEAPYDLVRTMRASVLCLGPLLARIGQARVALPGGCAIGARPVDQHLKGLEQMGARFELEEGYIIGRCRKLKGAHITFDLPTVGGTENLLMAAVLAEGESILENAAREPEVVDLANFLLACGARIEGQGTSCLRVQGVSSLHGAEYAVMADRIEAGTFLVAAGITGGELLLRHCPFAELEAVILKLQSMGMDITATPDGVLAKCGCPLRGADITTQPYPGFPTDMQAQIMALMCLADGASVVEESIFENRFMHVLELMRMGAQIKVSGHTAMVRGVSRLTGAPVMASDLRASASLVLAGLAARGVTEVRRIYHLDRGYERIENKLNAVGARIRREAE; encoded by the coding sequence ATGGACAAGCTGGTCATTGAAGGCGGCGTGCCGCTCACCGGCAGCATCGACGTCAGCGGTTCCAAAAACGCCGCCCTGCCCATTCTGTTCGCTTCCATCCTGCTGAGCGAGCCGGTCACATACACCAATGTGCCGGATCTGCGCGACATCCACACCACGCTCAAGCTGCTGGACATGCTGGGCTGCCCCTGTTCCTATCAGGATCGGCGGGTTGAGGTGACGCCGGGCGATCTGCGGCCCGAAGCCCCTTACGACCTGGTGCGCACCATGCGGGCCTCGGTGCTCTGCCTGGGGCCGCTGCTGGCGCGCATCGGCCAGGCCCGCGTGGCCCTGCCCGGCGGCTGCGCCATCGGCGCGCGCCCCGTGGACCAGCACCTCAAGGGTCTGGAACAGATGGGCGCGCGTTTCGAACTGGAAGAAGGCTATATCATCGGCCGCTGCCGCAAGCTCAAGGGCGCGCACATCACCTTTGACCTGCCCACGGTGGGCGGCACGGAAAATCTGCTCATGGCCGCCGTCCTGGCCGAAGGCGAAAGCATTCTGGAAAACGCGGCCCGCGAACCGGAAGTGGTGGATCTGGCCAACTTTTTGCTGGCCTGCGGCGCGCGCATCGAGGGCCAGGGCACGAGCTGTCTCCGCGTACAGGGCGTAAGCAGCCTGCACGGCGCGGAATACGCCGTCATGGCCGACCGCATCGAGGCGGGCACTTTTCTGGTGGCCGCGGGCATCACCGGCGGCGAACTGCTGCTGCGCCACTGTCCCTTTGCCGAGCTGGAGGCAGTGATCCTCAAACTACAGAGCATGGGCATGGACATCACGGCCACGCCCGACGGCGTGCTGGCCAAGTGCGGCTGCCCCCTGCGCGGCGCGGACATCACCACCCAGCCCTACCCCGGCTTTCCCACGGACATGCAGGCCCAGATCATGGCCCTGATGTGTCTGGCCGACGGGGCCAGCGTGGTGGAGGAAAGCATTTTTGAAAATCGTTTCATGCACGTGCTGGAGCTGATGCGCATGGGCGCGCAGATCAAGGTTTCCGGGCACACGGCCATGGTGCGCGGGGTGAGCCGTCTGACCGGCGCGCCGGTCATGGCCTCGGACCTGCGGGCCAGCGCGTCCCTGGTGCTGGCCGGTCTGGCCGCGCGCGGCGTCACCGAGGTGCGGCGCATCTACCATCTGGATCGCGGCTACGAGCGCATTGAAAACAAACTCAACGCCGTGGGCGCGCGCATCCGCCGCGAAGCCGAGTAA
- a CDS encoding DUF2333 family protein → MKLPELPTVLKMRVVLKTLAVQACLLVGILVVVWGLQRVYAMVDTTTFPDPVAVPENADQLSDNEKGKILLDAITHQLRYELNSPFGWSFNDIVFNRFVLDNRAYRQYGVYHATKFLLDLYSSQIAKLGSSDRESEFLYKARINSFAMDPRSFMFPSAEGSYKKGLKLLEQYKDSLDKGTGVYNCRTDDLYASFVTVTGENMLGYALGLLENAQNMPFYELDNRIYEVQGIALVLRDFINTLYVLYPEIRAKNNESNMAAAMDCLNRICTYDPLYITSSFNSGELILSYLMFAKARLEDIRDSIRI, encoded by the coding sequence ATGAAGCTGCCTGAACTTCCCACTGTGTTGAAAATGCGCGTTGTGCTGAAAACCCTGGCCGTGCAGGCCTGCCTTCTGGTGGGCATTCTGGTTGTGGTCTGGGGCCTGCAGCGCGTTTATGCCATGGTGGACACCACCACCTTTCCGGACCCCGTGGCCGTGCCGGAGAATGCCGACCAGCTCTCCGACAATGAAAAAGGCAAAATCCTGCTGGACGCCATTACCCATCAGCTGCGCTACGAACTGAACTCCCCCTTCGGCTGGAGCTTCAACGACATCGTCTTCAACCGTTTCGTGCTGGATAACCGCGCATACCGCCAGTACGGCGTGTATCACGCCACAAAATTCCTGCTGGATCTCTATTCCAGCCAGATCGCCAAACTGGGCTCCAGCGACCGCGAAAGCGAATTTCTCTACAAGGCGCGCATCAACAGCTTTGCCATGGACCCGCGCAGCTTCATGTTCCCCTCGGCCGAGGGCTCCTACAAAAAGGGCCTCAAGCTGCTGGAACAGTACAAAGACTCGCTGGACAAGGGCACGGGCGTCTACAATTGCCGCACCGACGACCTGTACGCCTCCTTTGTCACGGTCACGGGCGAGAACATGCTGGGCTATGCTCTGGGCCTGCTGGAAAACGCCCAGAACATGCCTTTCTATGAGCTGGACAATCGCATCTACGAAGTGCAGGGCATAGCGCTGGTGCTGCGGGACTTCATCAATACCCTGTATGTTCTGTATCCCGAGATCCGGGCCAAGAACAACGAGAGCAACATGGCCGCCGCCATGGATTGCCTGAACCGCATCTGCACCTATGACCCGCTTTACATTACCTCGTCCTTCAACTCCGGCGAGCTGATCCTGTCCTATCTGATGTTCGCCAAGGCCCGCCTGGAAGAC